ggtataaactacaagaaactttttgatttcagatgatactggacttagttatgctgcccaccgcaaaaaaaggaaagttgtcgaaaaattgcagtcaactctacaaaaatgaatatttttggctgaaaatttttttgagaataccttaaGTATTAggtatacttttacatgttccaattataaataagaataatttttagtttttgagatatattttttttaaagtcaCTTTTTTGACCCACAAGACCTATATAACCTTTTAAGTGTACAAAACACATCAGTCTTTTCAATTATAGTTAAAGTAGGTACTTGAAACAAATGTTcaatatatttaaacatttacAGTTACAAATGGTCAATAAATGATTTCGAACTTGGAGGAAGACTCGGTAGAGGAAAGTTTGGTAGAGTGTATATTGCCCGTGAGAAAAAAACTGGATTCGTTGTGGCCTTAAAAACGCTgttcaaaaaagaaattgttaAAGGACGAGTTGAGCGACAAACATTAAGAGAAATTGAGATACAGAGTCATCTTAAGTAAGTTTTGTAGTGTCATTTGATTATTGAATCGGTTGAGAGAAACTGGATATGTCCAaagaaatttatttttgtttttttttgcatatttaCTAACTTAAGATATAGAGTCACATGAAGAGTACAGGTAAAAAACAAGGAATGTTACATTTTAtgcatattgagataaacaccaataaaggtttaattcttatgatatctaaaagCTACTTatgagattcttagcagaattctagcaattcttattctataatcttaataCAATACGAATCTGTATTAACTTATTAATTCTTAACTGACTTATTAATTCTAGTAATTAACTTATTAACATTTCTTATTTTTGTTCAGTGGggtgcggacaatcctggtctttcgcctggatacaaattcttagaaaatttatatagactgatttttatatttattatccCGAATTGATagcctagtcgatagtactcagtttttgctacaacattccttgtttttcccctgtactcttcacaTGAGACTTGAGGAATTTTTTTGAATCAAGAGAAACTAGATAAGTCCATGATGTTTTTTCTATTTTTCCACAACTTTGCTTCTGTGGACATATTGGGTTTCtcaaatgaccgattcaattactGCACTGTACAATTActgtattttaaaacaaaaatattttcaggCACCCAAATATTCTACAAATGCTGGCATGGTTCCATGATTCTCATAGAATATATCTCGTATTAGAGTATGCTGGTAAAGGAGAACTCTACAAACATTTAAAAGCTAGTGAAGGAGGCAGATTTAATGAATATTTGTAAGTGAGATAATTCAATTATAATGTGGTAAATGTTATGACTGAGTGATAATCTAAATCATTATATTTATATGGTTTATATCAAACTATTATGGCGTAGTGTAAATATATATCAATACCTCAGTTCCATAGGAAAAAAAACTCGAAAATTTCGCATTTGGAGTTAATTTGCAATATTAAGGATACCTGGGGTcaataataatgtttaatatcACAATGGTATGGTAAAGAAAGAACGTTTCGATCATTTAAATCTGATTTTAAACACATTTATGAAATCTTCGATGCCATGATTTTCTCAAAATTCTAAATTTTGACTtattttgtatggaacggaggtgTTGACATGTTGAAGACAACATGGCGGCCGACGATGATTGTGTGTCGGAAGACggtgataaaaataataataatagtggCAATATGAAATGTTGTAATACAAAAAAGTGCTCAGTATGTGTGTGTATAAATTGTTTATCGATTTATCACCAAAGTTGCGCAAAAAGGTGTCCAGAAATCAAGTTTTTGGATGAAACTAAAATAACATGTTGTCAAGTGGTGAAAAAACAGCAGTTGATGAAGTAAAGGATAAAAACTGGTCGATGAAGTaaaggataaaaataaaattttagccCTAAATAACGAATTATTGTTAGATAGGATTAGGAGTTTGGAACATGAAAATGCTAATCTCAAATGTAAACAAACTTTCGCGGAAGTGGCTACTACACCTATCAGCAGTGTACCAACTTTTATCAGACAAGTGCCTCCAAGAAGTGTACAATCAAATATAAGAAAACCAAACGTTTTACCAATGGAACATGAACAAGGTAAGAAGGAACCTCAAAAAAAGGTAAATAGCGAacaaaaagaaaatgaagacactAGAGAAGAATTTCAAAAAGTGGTTAGAAGAAAACGACAAAGAAAAAACAAAGGTACGGGGAATAGTTTCAATGATAAAGAATTGGAGTTCTCAGGAGGGGAGCGTAAAGTATGGCTCTACATAAATAGAGTAAAAAGGGCCGCCACTGAAGAGGTggttaaaaagtatattaaaaataacGTGGAGTTTGAAAACGAAATAGTACAAGTGAAGGAATTACCATCGGATGAAAATCGATTAAAAGCGTTTGTCGTAACAGCATCTctcaagaaaaaagatattttatatgATCCATCTTTTTGGCCTAGTGGTGTAGGAATAAGTCGTTTTGATTTTAACCGTCACAAGAATTTTCTAAGTGGGGGGAATTTTGCAGTACTGTAAAAAATAATCACCCAAAAGtgacacaaaaaaaaatcaaaacatagagtaaaacaGGATTTCTGTAATtgtaatttagtttttttatgttgACGAATATTTCGCTCTGCGTATATGTATGTGtctatgtatatatgtatgtacaattttcgaaataaatattattattattatattaaagttgTGCACAGATGTACTACAATATAAAACGTCAGTGATAATTATTATGATTTTTTCAGTTCTGCCAAGTATATATATCAAGTAGCAGATGCCATTCACTACTGTCACCAAAATAACGTCATTCACAGAGATATCAAACCAGAGAATCTCTTATTAACAATTACGGGAGATGTTAAGCTAGCTGATTTTGGATGGTCTGTTCACGCACCTTCTTTAAACAGGGACACAATGTGTGGTACTTTGGACTACCTGCCGCCAGAGATGGTTGGGGGACAATCATACAAACATTATGTAGACCACTGGTGTTTAGGTAAGTTTTTGtcttattttcttaatttttctaaAATGGCAGATGAAATGAAGAATGAATGAAGAGTGCAGATGTGTGACAATGGTATTTGAAGAAGGCGATATACCTTCAAACTATACAAGAAGTATAACGAAATAGAAAATGGAAGATGTATAATGTCTTTCATAAAAATAGGTAAGCTTAGATGGAATGCGTATCaagagaaaatgaaaattaccTGTCCAGACGAAAATTATTAGTGCTACCAGTAGGAAATAGAAGTAGAGGTATACTTGAGGAGGGATGGTGTAGACGAGGACATGAGTATCAGCGCAGCAAATTGGCAATAGTTGCTGTTAGACAGAAACGACTGACGAAATAGACTAGGGAAGATCAAGCCTTAACTATGGCTGTAGCACCACTGATGATGAAAATGATGGAAGTTGGATACATGGAGAAGCCAGTaggtatattagtacctgtttcCAGAGGGCCAGATTGAAGAAGAATGTCATGGCTTAGAAACCCGAGAGAATGGATTGTTGACCTGGAGCCAACGCTCGATAATTGAGCACAGTACATGCAGAAGAAGAACAAACCAAATTACAAGGCCATAAAACTACTTAGTACCACAATGGAAAGATGGGAGAAGATAACTGATAGACGGATATGTGAAGCAACCGAAATATCTAACAAGGCAGTTGATGGacaaatacaggaataaagaaaccaACAATAATATTATAAGTATTCATGGATCTTTAGAaaacatatgatagagttcctcgagagattctatTGTGGACATTCAATAAGAAATGTTTCCCTGTGAAtttgtaaagattgtgagagactGGGTGTGGAAGTGACTGCTAAATTCCATATGACATATGACCGGGAATTCTAATTCTCGATTGCACCAAGGTTCAGTGCTTAGTCCTTATCTactctcattagttttggatcagataacaggGAAGCCACAGGGTAACAGTCCTTTGtacttaatgtatgctgatgatgcaTGTACAGTCGAACACCCTTATTAGAATACCAGTTATATGAATATtgcggtttaaggaatagaaatctGAAGTTTCGAAAACTTTTCACTAACCACCAATAATCGGTTATTATAATATCCCaattataggaatatttttgcttgacATGAAAGCTATTCCAATAAGTGGGTTCGACTGTAGTAGAATTAGGATTGAACGGATGAAGTGGAAGGAGGTGAGTAGTGTATTGTGTGACGAAAGTGTTTTTCCAAGTACatacatataataaaaaattatagagtAAGTATCATTTTTTAGGTATTCTGTGTTACGAATTTTTGGTTGGAAATCCGCCTTTTGAAAGTAAGGAACAAGAAgaaacgtataaaaaaattaaaaagggttATGTGCACTACCCAGAATATATGTCTGTAGGAGCCAAAGATCTGATATCAAAGGTATTTATATTTTCTACTTATTCCTCTTTAACCCTTAACTGGAACGATCACATTTCTGAACATGAATGGAAATGTTTAGTCTCACAGATGATTGTATTGAATCCCtatctatttttgttatttaaccCATTCAGTGCTCATGTCACCTTTGCGTGTGTCACTCATAGGTGGCATAGGTATGTTCATACTAATTTAACCAGATTTTTGTTAGCGCTGGTAGGAAGTAGTTGTGATTCGTGTATATTTTACTTGTGATGGAATAAAATAAGGCGGTTCCGTTAAAACCAAAAAGATCTAAAATTTCATTCAGAGATCTGATAGTCTTTTTATGTacatattgttgtgatcttgattattgatatgagataatattttcatatgtcatttaatttaatcaatgcattaataataatctaattaatttaccagatcacatatcaatatgttttcaatctcagggctttttataaaattaattacttacatacgtggcttctaagtatttcttaatggttcctaatcgggataggaaagaaaaaagtaaaataataacacatatgggttacaattgtaatcaaaatattgtttattttatttaaatggcaatcactgcttaatatttgctatatcttattattcttaaacataacatttacaacatgggaatcttatttccttttgatttccaattgaaagtttttattaacatttaactattatgatttattagcaacaattctatttaagtttgatgaagcttttctgatattattgattatgtttcttcaattttaaatgtggtatttactacgaaaaacccatacattcatgtccaaacaaatgagactgacctttttctggtgcactgagaatgtcttcacacaagacccgtttcctgctatccttggctgcaatcaaaacctcgtcctggcttccagtaatgttctcctctgaaactagctcgtatagctctcgtttcctgcttctgtcgtgatgctgtgttctacctttttcgaaactgcaatcagctaccgggaactcttggctcaaagaggttcttttactctcaacctggcctacctctcgttccacgatagatactccacactcacggaactacaccggctttctcactctccgtacactaccgtctactactcgacttcacttctcgacagctcaaaacattctgctctctatttgtcattcattcccctactttctaaatatcccttccagattcacaaatcaaaattccaccaccaactctcattcgcagtattcctcaaaaccaatttttaaactttctaaatatgcttaatggatttcaaagaaaatagttaattcccattctaaaattactttctactatatacaaattttaatgacctattctctatttccacttagtcttatttagcatcggctaatgatcgatccttccgcgaacaaacgataatgacctattaacgatttcacttgagtcttatttaatcacttcttaaaattaaatataacaatttgttgtatacaggttgttctaaatttatatgcccgtggttgagaaaattgaaaatattttatattaaattgaattttgtctataattatcaaattttaattttcatatcaaatagaaatataacaatatatattccTTTCATATTttattgtataaaaaaaatatattttacaatacATGTAAACTTTATCTAATAAAAAGATCAGGTTACAGCCATCACATATGAGTAACAGTGTGCACTGAATAATATATTTTTGGCTGGATGCTCATAGCACTCATgtgaaatatgaaaaaaaaaagattaaaaacacATTTTATTGCCACAAAATTGccttatagaccagtaaggatctgtgaaaaaacgtctatttttggatgtgaaaggtggcattcggatttttgcagataaagttaggtgacaccttcagtaataataattgacttatgctccttctcaaatatgcccggaacattaataaaaaaattaaaatatttaaaaatttcgaaaaacgtcgatttttttctgctttctttgcttataactttaaaacgattcgttttggaacaaagtcgtacctTCTCttcaatatagcaataaatacaaaataagggggcaaaatatgcctgttgttattcaatgtttttaaccactttggtggcacttataaccttagtaattcgctaaggaaaatcgacctaatagattttgcataataaatttgtaatctaaatttttttaaaaaagttcaaattttttaaaatatttctgaacaaaaagtagaccattttgaagttttttaatttttttacatataaagaggtgctctacatatctaatacactttacagaattaaaatcggattatttaaggggcctcagcaatgttttaaacttataaacaattttttggcttataaacaaatagctttgtttaataataaaaaaaattatttttagcaatgcaaataattaaaaccggtataatttgacttaaactttcaaatgctgtcagcagaatggctattttattttttaatcaaaagttaatcgcgttcaaaaattgcaatttttcgaatttttgaaagttccactgcgtttatctcgaaaactatgcatcctacgaaacaacttgtaagaacattttttgcttagaattgcccaaaaaatacaaaaaaatgttttattttgcgaaaaatcgatgttatgtaattcctcaagttctttgtttataacaatcttattgacatccggatcaactgttaccccaaaaaaatcgtgttctgcgggtcaaaaaatacataaaaatcttgggtaagtccatctaaataaaggagccccgtagcaccccctcctggccacaggactaatttgtttataagccaaaaaattgtttataactttaaaacattgctgaggctgcttaaacaatccaatttcaattctgtaaagtgcattagataggtggagtgcttctttatatgtaaaaaaattgacaaatctttgtatttctagtttttgttgtgcaagattttaaaaaattttaattttttaaaaaatgtttagattgcaaaatttttattcaaaatctagtaagtcaattttaataaaatttggtgtacggttttagcacattacaaaaattttctaagcgaattaggaaggttccaagtgtaacctaagtgatggaaaatcattgaataaggacaggcttgttttgcccccttattttatatttattgctattttgcagcaagggtgataaattaaaacatttttaactaatcgcatctgatagaaaatttaattatccttgttttattcttatacgattttgttccaaaatgaatcgttttaaagttataagcaaaaaaagtagaaaaaaaaacgaaattttttgaaattttttaatgttatttttttttattaatgttccgggcatatttgagaaggagcataaatcaattattattaacgaagttatcacctaactttatccgcaaaaatctgaatgccacctctcacacccacctaaaaacagatccttactggtctattattttgCACACTATAATAGATAGAGACAGGGAGACCACATACTATAGCAGCACAAAAAATTACCTTATTCAACATTCTAAACGTggtaaaaaacataatatttattgttaaaaagttTTTAGTTTATCAAAAAACACAGTAAATTGCAAGTAACTAtaatagataaaaaaaatttgaaaatcttgtcaaaaattgtataaaaaaaactgttaaataaactatgtttaaaaaaaatattgaaaaaaaaataaagattatGGTCTGCAGCAATCACTGACTTTCCTCATGTTCATGTTTCCTCGTTTAGTACAAACATTTTCGTTATTGTTGTATTTTCTTGTACAAGACGAAGGTTGGCCCTCACTTTGACATCATCTAAGTTTATTTTTACCCTATACATCTTTTTTTATCTTCTGAATATTCTTGGTCAACATTTGAACTATCTTCATTGTcataaccgccattcttctctgtttaaccatcagtggcggctcgtaccactttaagaaggtagtgccacaactcgggcagtcgccaaaatttttagtgacggattcacgatattgccaaaaaaaggtatactgacaacaaaaactaaaaaaaatatgcgcggatacttttatcttatgtacatatcttaagtttattgatctgaggtgccaagcaattgtccaacattgatcaaaacagttccgtaaattaattaataataaaaacctcttaacctaccaccagcatttactgctgatagtgcttgaaaattgttattacgatttagtctctatttaccaatttataaaaataatactatttcattattcacacacatgcacaaatttttgtaatgtcacttttaaagtttacgatatatgaagttcattcttctattttttggttgcaaagttttcaatgactttataattaaaattatcaatacaatttacaaaatgcttttctgcagatagcatacctaaagcactaggtttcgatgtaaacatcgaaaaacagcgttctgcttcagatgttgatataggaatggtaactaaaatacttaaaagtttaatagtttcttcaaatgtgctttttgaaccttccctctacaataaaaccgatagcgaaacagccccagaggtagtacttaattcgtctcgctaatacagtacctacttctaattcagttttaaaccgagttttgcttaaaaattaaaattgtctccatggttcattaagaaatgattcggagaactgatgcttataagcagaaaacttctccgacataaataaattagaagcaactaaatgtccggagaaggtagacctttgaaagatctggtactttgaataatatgaacctttaagtcgttgtctaattcggcgctaaaattgaccagctccttaaatatgcctctattttctgaattttctttttcgtcgtgacctcttaaagctaactcgaaagctccacaacaccttataacatttgtagttttttttctagcgaaaaaccaccaaaaaaaattttaaaatactaatctttattgtcaattaataaattaaacttaagaactaatcaaaatattatcaaaatacccacgatcatgatgcaccaaaagtttaattataaatacaaaaactttttaacagaaaatatacataataaaagcgacaaaccagcacgtaaagaaactcaaaataaatagacctggcttcataccctcgtgcctggcacagagattcaaatgttaaggtatactaatagtccaatatagctctttctctgtcacttacatataatgctcgtaaaatctttctctctttactcgtgccagtactgacttcggcgcgaaggagattctcgtgtcgaatactctccgctgtcggcagggattgtattgcgcccatagttgccatattttatataatttatgaagatcaaaagaaatacacacaaaaaaattaataggaattaaaaagttttgaagataaaaaatatgtttatggatagttagcaaggtagtgccatggctctatggcactacctcacgggccgctactgttaaccatagacctggagggatttctctttcctttagtttttttttttcaattccctccctccaagCCTCCAGCTACTTCTCGgccttcttcttttccttcttcctTGTGATATGGATGGTGTAAGCttatggatatggcttttcttcCCTATATGTTTCTGTTTTTTAAAGCAGCATCGAGTATTCCATCTTGAGTTATAGTGGAGTCACTTAAGGTAGATATGAGCTATtatctccgatttcgttgaacttccatcgatttgcatgaaaattggtgagtggttagagggtatggtgccaacttgcgcttttaccctgggggtggatgccaccccttctcgggggtgaaaattattttattaaaaataaccccattattcgatagagggacaaatttcaagcaaaatttgttatctaaggttactaaaataaatcaaaacttttttgagttaataaagatcaaagattttaatttctcttgagaaaaatgcatgtttttaaccaatttttcatcaataactcaaaaagtgtaagtttttacaaaaaagttattactatcaaaattgaagctaataaaaaacaaaataaacccCTTAAGTaggtattcaagctgaaataacgggaaactgatgcattttataacataaacttattaaacattggtcaaagtacttaaaaaatatctattaaatgagtccccgaacatgttgatatcgttaaaatttatgctttttttcaaaatttatcttttaaaaatttttctaaaaaatgttattgttttttttaataactccgttcgtgtttacgatatcaggttcatctaaaaactgtttgaaagttaactCCAAGTgttatttaagcacgttgaacctaatcttttaaaccctttacttttttaaaaataaaaggttaaatgatcccggttgcatggttcccacagcaaaatttaagatttaaacgtttctatctcggttattttttaccctatagaaatagtaaaacaggtagaatatttggcacagaaaataCTAAAATtgggttatatataattttttacgtatattgagtatttttggagttagtATCAAAAGAATAttagaattacaataatttaaaaaattatgattgttttaaattatatctttttttcaaaaatatgcattcaaaacCAGTCAAAAtgatcgaaaacattacttatgctactataaagaagtttttgtaaggattactataaattttcatttttgtggaaatggcgtatgttttatttttcactttttcctaaaaaattcgaaacggttcttttatttttattataacttgcttaattttgacgctattaccttgttctgaagctcatttgataggtattccggagtattttggcaaatgtttagcaggaatattttatacattgcatcgttttcccgttatttaagcttggatacttagatttgagtactcgtcgaaaaaaaaatacacattcaattgccaataactcactttgaactaacattagtttagttctttatgtgaggaatgtattcaattttttattatcttcaatttcagtaataataacttttttgtaaaaacttatagtttttgatttatacgtgaaaaaccgatttaaaacatgcatttttttacgaaaaaataaaatctttggtctttaataactcaaaaagtgtcgatttattttaataactttatataacaaattttgcttataatttgtccctctatcgacttatggtaatatttttaataaaataattttcacccccgagaaggggtggcgtccacctccagggtaaaagcgtaagttggcatcatgtcacctttgttccttgaggtatcctctaattactcaccaattttcatgaaaatcgatggaggttcaacgaaatcggaggtgaaaaccttcagtgactgcactattatcTTAATGCTCAGGTACTTGTATTGTATTAATCACAGtgaatttctaccccatcgtctaatgtaatggactgctttgtcccTTCAAGTGGtgtggcttcagttttcttaatgttgactttaagaccccatttgttatattcttctattagctttcGCATCATGTAATTCAAGTCGTCATGATCCTCAGCAATCAataatttggtcatcagcgaaacataacgTGTATAGTTTTGtctcgtcattgagagggattctcatcccattacattttcttttctccacagcttgagtgcttgttccagatatattttgaaaagggTAGTCGAAATACAGcaaccctgcttcaatcctttcgtgaccttaaatccctcagacatccttgatccagttttaattgTCGTTCCATTATGCAGACTTTGGATTGCTTTGATAAAaccatgtttaatgttggtttgcTGTAGGAttgaccatagtttgctgaggAGCACACTGCcatatgctttttgtaagtctaTGTACCTACaccaggtgaacttctttattgCCAGCTGTTTTCTTGTCAATAACTTGCGTAATAGAGTACAAGTGGTCTACTGTGGACCGTCCAGCTATAGAACCAGCCTGCTCCTCTACTTCTTAATCTCTatagtcattttctattttgttcttaataagtttTCCATACATACTACTTATTGTGCTCTTTAccgcaattcctctgtaattttcacactGATCCCTGTCCTTTTGCTGCCCTTTTTGTGGATTGTTGACATGATAGATAACttccattcttttggtaattcGGCACTACTCCAATAGAAGATTTTAGAAGATCCTACGGGTGACTACTAAAATCATTTAGCTATAGTCGAATAAGAGGAGATAAACTGTTAATATATCCCTATACTGGGTTGGTCTTATGGCATTGACGAAGTTTTCTTTTTTAGCTTTTGGTACACAGAAGTGAACATCGTCTTTCTCTTCCAGATGTCATGGGACATCCGTGGATTTTAGAACAAAAAGAAAAGAATTCTTCAACATAAGTTTGTAATAATATTGGTTTTAGTTTTTAGTTTACGTATTTTATTACTGATTAGTTTTTAATAAGTTGTACTACATATATTTATGCTACCAAttatacaaataattttttattcgttttttaatATCCCCTACAAAACGAACGTAGAGGAGACCGGGGCAGAAAGGGATacttaagaaagaaaaaatcatt
This genomic window from Diabrotica virgifera virgifera chromosome 1, PGI_DIABVI_V3a contains:
- the LOC114335226 gene encoding aurora kinase B, with amino-acid sequence MSSNKENRINKQVEQYVSKLKIPKQIDQDMRNLVKSMISHDAFGNTNYKWSINDFELGGRLGRGKFGRVYIAREKKTGFVVALKTLFKKEIVKGRVERQTLREIEIQSHLKHPNILQMLAWFHDSHRIYLVLEYAGKGELYKHLKASEGGRFNEYFSAKYIYQVADAIHYCHQNNVIHRDIKPENLLLTITGDVKLADFGWSVHAPSLNRDTMCGTLDYLPPEMVGGQSYKHYVDHWCLGILCYEFLVGNPPFESKEQEETYKKIKKGYVHYPEYMSVGAKDLISKLLVHRSEHRLSLPDVMGHPWILEQKEKNSST